One Pseudorasbora parva isolate DD20220531a chromosome 8, ASM2467924v1, whole genome shotgun sequence DNA window includes the following coding sequences:
- the LOC137084503 gene encoding chymotrypsin-like protease CTRL-1, protein MLLPLKQLPNGFHFCGGSLINQNWVLTAAHCAVVVGYHRVILGEHDRGSNVEPIQVKLVSKVITHPLYSSSSLNNDIALLKLASPVVFTPRISPVCLAPSTINILPGTRCFTTGWGATSTTMSPLILQQTGLPITSPAVCRHIWGQSSITDNMICAGASGSSSCMGDSGGPLVCERSGVWTLRGSVSWGIRTCDTRFPVVYARISPQRSWIDKTIASN, encoded by the exons ATGCTTTTACCTCTGAAACAGCTTCCCAATGGATTCCACTTCTGCGGTGGATCCCTGATCAACCAGAACTGGGTTCTCACTGCTGCTCACTGCGCTGTTGT GGTTGGCTATCACCGTGTCATTCTTGGAGAACATGATCGTGGCTCCAATGTTGAACCCATCCAGGTCAAACTGGTTTCCAAG GTCATCACCCATCCGCTCTACAGCAGCTCGAGTCTTAACAATGACATTGCGTTGCTGAAACTTGCGTCTCCAGTTGTCTTCACTCCCCGTATCTCTCCTGTGTGTCTGGCTCCATCAACCATCAACATCCTGCCTGGAACCCGCTGCTTCACCACTGGATGGGGCGCAACTTCCACCACAA TGAGTCCTCTAATCCTGCAGCAGACTGGTCTGCCCATCACGAGTCCTGCTGTGTGCAGACATATCTGGGGTCAGAGCTCAATCACTGATAACATGATCTGTGCTGGAGCCTCTGGATCCTCATCTTGCATG GGTGATTCTGGTGGTCCTCTGGTGTGTGAGAGGTCAGGGGTCTGGACTCTGAGGGGGTCTGTGTCTTGGGGCATCCGCACTTGTGACACCAGATTCCCAGTAGTCTACGCTCGTATCTCCCCACAGCGCTCCTGGATCGACAAGACTATTGCTTCCAACTAG
- the LOC137085081 gene encoding uncharacterized protein, with translation MVVDCPICYRGYSQLSQHLRVSHGVRNKEERKLLLSIPSGRVDVRKGTCPVLGCGKATARMDRHLKAHTELTSRARSQAMDSLKRKKILADLAKLRASDPAIPMSSMLDLNEAGDIGDDPVCALGDEEEQQEGQQQPTATPCDNPRCWAAQEDLRKQVEILTDSLCKLSRRFRLLKRRCLGPPSSHLSRVAGKLLASCRAPGIGAAAVAAEEEEDEDDNEPLAQPLQDPELELEPEPEPEPEPGATSSAAAVATAVVPATASPSTSCSSVAYPFPDYVPALNVLIEEFRGHQEGADPGPRLVNNVASKVFRIKNFVGYMAAGQTDLASLGFLNQTARMRSWLNSLNQAKIAEPTIHHYLKNVAQFLAYVAETPPPTSRLSRTVMVGLNREIKNMIRSVRRRVVMHEVKVKQAKEGRLISKTTLRQCLAKAKVAIPKILARLCQSPNRNDQWSFYGHLTAYFACIYGHRSGVFQNMTIQEVEAARKNSKDGCYVINISTHKTNQAFGAAQLALNEEEFEWMTGFLELRPYMVGGADPTYFFFTSKPSSCKNLNQYFQDAWAGMGLPGTPNFTEIRTSIATHAKNTHNPGDRHKVSQFMCHDTSTADRFYALNLDATQAREHRRLFEAAVEGEDTTPGSPEKKVRKRKRPTKPIRTTRPARRTPASPSPSDSHEEEVDSAASKGPTTPKKRRVLTPRKGYPLVLISPLKTQTLRILAKRQRKPPKFF, from the exons ATGGTTGTCGACTGCCCCATTTGCTACAGAGGGTACAGCCAGCTCAGCCAGCATCTTCGCGTGAGTCATGGCGTTCGAAACAAGGAGGAGAGGAAACTTCTTCTCTCCATCCCATCCGGCAGGGTGGATGTTCGTAAAGGCACCTGCCCCGTGCTGGGCTGCGGAAAGGCGACCGCCCGGATGGACCGGCACCTCAAGGCCCACACGGAACTGACGTCTCGGGCCCGCAGCCAGGCCATGGACTCCCTCAAGAGAAAAAAGATCCTCGCAGACCTGGCCAAGCTGCGGGCCAGCGACCCGGCAATTCCAATGTCCTCCATGCTTGACCTAAACGAGGCCGGGGACATCGGTGACGACCCCGTCTGTGCGCTGGGAGACGAGGAGGAGCAGCAGGAGGGGCAGCAGCAGCCGACGGCCACCCCCTGCGACAACCCCCGATGCTGGGCGGCCCAGGAAGACCTCCGGAAGCAGGTGGAGATTTTGACAGATTCGCTTTGCAAATTGTCTCGGCGCTTCCGCCTGCTCAAGAGGAGGTGCCTGGGCCCCCCATCCAGCCATCTCTCACGGGTGGCCGGCAAGCTCCTCGCCTCCTGTCGTGCGCCAGGGATAGGAGCGGCTGCTGTGGCGgcggaggaggaagaggacgagGACGACAACGAGCCCCTGGCCCAGCCGTTACAGGACCCCGAGCTGGAGCTGGAGCCGGAGCCGGAGCCGGAGCCGGAGCCAGGGGCTACTTCTTCCGCTGCTGCTGTGGCGACGGCTGTGGTGCCGGCGACCGCATCGCCCTCCACCTCCTGCTCCTCCGTCGCCTACCCTTTCCCAGATTACGTGCCAGCTCTGA ATGTGTTGATTGAGGAATTCAGAGGCCACCAGGAGGGAGCGGATCCGGGGCCGAGGCTGGTAAATAATGTAGCCTCCAAAGTATTTCGCATCAAGAACTTTGTGGGCTACATGGCGGCGGGGCAGACGGATCTGGCAAGCCTGGGCTTCCTTAATCAGACGGCGAGGATGCGGTCTTGGCTGAACAGCCTCAACCAGGCCAAGATCGCGGAGCCGACCATACATCATTATCTGAAAAATGTGGCCCAGTTCCTGGCCTACGTGGCCGAGACCCCGCCACCCACCAGCCGGCTCTCCCGGACAGTCATGGTGGGGCTGAACCGGGAGATCAAAAACATGATCCGCTCCGTCCGGCGGAGAGTGGTTATGCATGAGGTGAAGGTCAAGCAGGCCAAGGAGGGCCGCCTCATCTCGAAGACCACTCTCCGCCAGTGCCTGGCCAAGGCAAAGGTAGCCATCCCGAAGATCCTGG CCCGTCTCTGCCAGTCACCCAACAGGAATGACCAGTGGTCGTTCTATGGACACCTCACTGCATACTTTGCCTGCATTTATGGGCATCGCAGTGGGGTGTTCCAAAACATGACCATCCAAGAGGTAGAGGCGGCCAGGAAGAACTCTAAGGATGGCTGCTATGTGATCAAT ATATCAACACACAAGACAAACCAGGCGTTCGGAGCGGCCCAGTTGGCCTTAAACGAGGAGGAATTTGAATGGATGACGGGGTTCCTGGAGCTGAGGCCCTATATGGTGGGGGGGGCCGACCCCacctactttttttttacatcaaagCCCAGCTCATGCAAAAATCTTAATCAATACTTTCAGGATGCATGGGCTGGGATGGGCCTCCCAGGAACCCCGAACTTTACTGAAATCCGGACGTCCATCGCCACCCAC GCCAAGAACACCCATAACCCCGGGGACCGGCACAAGGTGTCCCAATTTATGTGCCACGATACCTCCACGGCTGACCGGTTCTACGCCCTCAATCTAGATGCCACACAGGCTCGGGAGCACCGGAGACTATTTGAGGCGGCCGTGGAGGGAGAGGACACCACCCCGGGGTCTCCGGAGAAGAAAGTTAGAAAAAGAAAGAGGCCCACCAAGCCCATCAGGACCACCAGGCCGGCCAGGCGAACCCCCGCCAGCCCGTCTCCCTCCGACAGCCATGAAGAGGAGGTGGATTCTGCCGCTTCC AAGGGACCCACCACCCCCAAAAAACGGAGGGTCCTGACTCCCAGGAAGGGATACCCTCTGGTCTTGATTTCACCCCTGAAAACGCAGACCCTCCGGATCTTGGCGAAGCGGCAGAGGAAGCCACCAAAGTTTTTTTGA
- the LOC137084504 gene encoding chymotrypsin-like protease CTRL-1, with protein MTAEDQMMGLHDDSDDGDCRMLMTLARCKLQPPCSSSPKETTSEQPTPKRESSRSEQHEMSFKLKTNHSNSNINIREAVENSKRETSQTHLHHDLHHHLLCPGGLCSGSLSTGCGVPAIKPQTIGSKIVNGQNAISGSWPWQVSLQLPNGFHFCGGSLINQNWVLTAAHCAVVVGYHRVILGEHDRGSNVEPIQVKLVSKVITHPLYSSSTLNNDIALLKLASPVVFTPRISPVCLAPSTINILPGTRCFTTGWGATSTTMSPLILQQTGLPITSPAVCRHIWGQSSITDNMICAGASGSSSCMGDSGGPLVCERSGVWTLVGSVSWGIRTCDTRFPVVYARISPQRSWIDKTIASN; from the exons atgacagctgaagatcagatgatgggtcttcatgacgattcagacGATGGGGATTGCCGGATGCTGATGACGCTGGCCCGGTgtaaacttcagccaccatgcagctcaagcccgaaagagaccaccagtgagcagccgacacccaaaagagagagcagccgcagcgagcaacatgaaatgtccttcaaactAAAAACCAACcacagcaattcaaacataaacatcagagaagcggtggaaaacagCAAACg TGAGACATCACAAACTCATCTACATCATGATCTTCACCATCACCTGCTTTGCCCTGGTGGCCTCTGCTCTGG TTCTTTATCAACCGGTTGTGGAGTGCCTGCGATTAAGCCACAGACGATTGGCAGCAAGATTGTGAACGGACAGAATGCCATCTCTGGTTCTTGGCCCTGGCAGGTCTCTCTCCAG CTTCCCAACGGATTCCACTTCTGCGGTGGATCCCTGATCAACCAGAACTGGGTTCTCACTGCTGCTCACTGCGCTGTTGT GGTCGGATATCACCGTGTCATTCTTGGAGAACATGATCGTGGCTCCAATGTTGAACCCATCCAGGTCAAACTGGTTTCCAAG GTCATCACCCATCCGCTCTACAGCAGCTCGACTCTTAACAATGACATTGCGTTGCTGAAACTTGCGTCTCCAGTTGTCTTCACTCCCCGTATCTCTCCTGTGTGTCTGGCTCCATCAACCATCAACATCCTGCCTGGAACCCGCTGCTTCACCACTGGATGGGGCGCAACTTCCACCACAA tgAGTCCTCTAATCCTGCAGCAGACTGGTCTACCCATCACGAGTCCTGCTGTGTGCAGACATATCTGGGGTCAGAGCTCAATCACTGATAACATGATCTGTGCTGGAGCCTCTGGATCCTCATCTTGCATG GGTGATTCTGGTGGTCCTCTGGTGTGTGAGAGGTCAGGGGTCTGGACTCTGGTGGGGTCTGTGTCTTGGGGCATCCGCACTTGTGACACCAGATTCCCAGTAGTCTACGCTCGTATCTCCCCACAGCGCTCCTGGATCGACAAGACTATTGCTTCCAACTAG